One Actinomycetota bacterium DNA window includes the following coding sequences:
- a CDS encoding NDP-sugar synthase yields the protein MQAVILVGGQGTRLRPLTLTVPKPVLPLMNRPFLEFQIELCRRYGVTDIILSTAYKPEVFASCFGDGSALGVKLTYVTEEEPLDTCGAVKNVERYIEGTFLVFNGDVLSDLDLDNLIAYHREKGGQATLYLTRVEDPTAYGLVPLDRRGRIKEFLEKPSWDQVVTDLINAGTYVLEPELLDRVPAGERYSFERQLFPGLLEDGIPMYGFPSDAYWLDIGTPAKYLQAHYDILRRAYPFEFRGKMVRPSVWVEGEADISPEASVFGPTVIGEGCRIAPHATVSSNCVLGPDCVVEEGAYLEGAVLHAGCRVGADSVLRQCALSAGVEIGERVHVCDQAVVGGGIKVGEDNELRYGIRVWPGHDIPPSTLRFLTN from the coding sequence ATGCAGGCGGTTATCCTGGTAGGCGGGCAGGGGACCAGACTGCGTCCCCTCACCCTCACGGTGCCCAAACCCGTGCTCCCCCTCATGAACCGGCCCTTCCTGGAGTTCCAGATCGAGCTCTGCAGGCGTTACGGCGTCACCGACATCATCCTCTCCACCGCCTATAAGCCCGAGGTCTTCGCCTCCTGTTTCGGCGACGGCAGTGCGCTGGGGGTGAAGCTCACCTACGTCACCGAGGAGGAGCCCCTGGACACCTGCGGGGCGGTGAAGAACGTGGAGCGCTACATCGAGGGCACCTTCCTGGTCTTCAACGGCGACGTGCTGAGCGACCTCGACCTCGACAACCTCATCGCCTATCACCGCGAGAAGGGGGGACAGGCCACCCTGTACCTCACGCGCGTGGAGGACCCCACCGCCTACGGACTGGTCCCCCTGGACCGCAGGGGCCGGATCAAGGAGTTCCTGGAGAAGCCGAGCTGGGACCAGGTGGTGACCGACCTCATCAACGCGGGGACCTACGTGCTTGAGCCTGAGCTGCTGGACCGCGTGCCGGCGGGCGAGCGCTACTCCTTCGAGCGCCAGCTCTTCCCCGGCCTCCTCGAGGACGGCATCCCCATGTACGGCTTTCCCAGCGACGCCTACTGGCTGGACATCGGCACCCCTGCGAAATACCTGCAGGCCCATTACGACATCCTGCGGCGCGCCTATCCCTTCGAGTTCCGGGGAAAGATGGTAAGGCCCTCGGTGTGGGTGGAGGGGGAGGCGGACATCTCCCCCGAGGCCTCGGTCTTCGGCCCCACGGTCATCGGCGAGGGATGCAGGATAGCGCCCCACGCCACGGTGTCCAGCAACTGCGTCCTCGGGCCCGACTGCGTGGTGGAGGAGGGGGCATATCTCGAGGGCGCGGTGCTGCACGCGGGCTGCAGGGTGGGAGCCGACAGCGTCCTGCGCCAGTGCGCTCTCTCGGCGGGGGTGGAGATAGGGGAGCGGGTGCACGTGTGCGACCAGGCGGTGGTCGGGGGCGGGATAAAGGTGGGAGAGGACAACGAGCTCCGATACGGCATAAGGGTTTGGCCAGGCCACGACATCCCCCCCTCCACGCTGCGCTTCCTCACCAACTGA
- a CDS encoding Fic family protein, whose product MRSFEEGFISGQAITQGLIMTIRTIGEYKGRHALYKSQAPQLLETLRTTAIVNSAEASNRIEGITAPLKRIEELVIRRDEPRNRSEQEIAGYRDALSTIHANWPDMDFSAGLVLQLHRDLFKYVPGQGGRWKQVDDEIAETLPTGEKIVRFKPVPAHLTGEAMVRLHERFNSAWEAGEVEPLLIIPAYILDFLCIRPFLDGNGRMARLITLLLLYKAGYEVGRYISLEKVIDENREGYYDALRGSDRGWHEGNHSLLPWWEFFLGVMLIGAYRELERRVGVVSTKRGHKREMIQDTIRRLPAEFRVSDIERICPGISRPTINRVLAMLRDRGEIRCVKAGRDAIWRKL is encoded by the coding sequence ATGAGATCCTTTGAGGAAGGATTCATCTCAGGACAAGCTATAACCCAGGGACTCATCATGACCATCAGGACTATCGGAGAGTACAAGGGAAGGCATGCTCTGTACAAGTCGCAGGCTCCCCAGTTGCTGGAGACATTGCGGACGACTGCGATCGTCAACAGTGCCGAGGCATCAAACAGGATCGAGGGGATAACCGCACCCCTTAAGAGGATAGAGGAATTGGTGATAAGAAGGGATGAGCCCCGTAATCGATCGGAGCAGGAGATAGCGGGTTACAGGGATGCGCTGAGCACCATTCATGCAAACTGGCCAGACATGGATTTTAGCGCCGGCCTGGTTCTGCAGCTACATCGTGACCTGTTCAAGTATGTTCCCGGGCAGGGGGGCAGATGGAAGCAGGTCGATGACGAGATAGCGGAGACTCTGCCTACCGGGGAGAAGATAGTGAGGTTCAAGCCTGTTCCAGCTCATCTAACGGGTGAGGCCATGGTGCGGTTGCATGAGCGATTCAATAGTGCATGGGAGGCAGGCGAGGTAGAGCCTTTGCTCATCATCCCGGCTTACATCCTGGATTTCCTGTGCATCCGTCCCTTTCTTGACGGTAACGGCAGGATGGCCAGGCTCATAACCCTGCTACTTCTATATAAGGCGGGCTATGAGGTTGGCAGGTATATCAGCCTCGAGAAGGTGATAGATGAAAACCGCGAGGGCTATTATGATGCTCTGCGAGGCTCGGATCGGGGATGGCACGAAGGAAACCACTCCCTCCTTCCCTGGTGGGAGTTTTTCCTGGGAGTCATGCTAATAGGAGCCTATAGGGAATTAGAACGGCGCGTAGGCGTGGTTTCCACTAAACGCGGCCATAAACGAGAGATGATCCAGGATACCATTCGGCGATTGCCGGCGGAGTTCAGGGTATCCGATATCGAGAGAATATGTCCGGGAATAAGCAGGCCCACCATCAACAGGGTTCTTGCAATGCTCCGAGACAGAGGCGAGATCCGCTGCGTCAAGGCGGGTAGAGACGCGATATGGCGCAAGCTCTAG
- a CDS encoding NDP-sugar synthase produces the protein MKAMILAAGLGTRLRPLTEEISKPMVPIVNRPVMEHIVELLARHGFHELYVNLHYHPEVITGHFGDGARWGLSITYSYEEELLGTAGGVKKLERELGGERFLVISGDALTDLDLTALMAFHVGHGAPATIVVTPVDDPSKYGVVIMDEGARIVAFQEKPSHEEARSHLANSGIYVFEPEVLEMIPQGFYDFGSQLFPRFLAEGTPFYGYRHRDYWNDVGSLEEYKAGNFDALTGKVKVRIPGVRIGDDVWIGDETVIEEDVVMVGPICIGSRCLVRKGAKLFGPLVVGDRTVIDEGAVLYRGIKWGDGYIGKDAHLMDSIVGWEAEIGRGASLLSDTVVGHRVVIGEGSVIHPSVSIMPGSVIEKNHHFKGD, from the coding sequence ATGAAGGCGATGATCCTCGCGGCGGGGCTGGGAACCCGCCTGCGTCCCCTCACGGAGGAGATATCCAAGCCCATGGTGCCCATCGTCAACCGTCCCGTGATGGAGCACATCGTCGAGCTGCTGGCGCGCCACGGCTTCCACGAGCTGTACGTGAACCTCCATTACCACCCCGAGGTGATCACCGGGCACTTCGGGGACGGCGCGAGATGGGGGCTCTCCATCACCTACTCCTACGAGGAGGAGCTGCTGGGGACCGCCGGGGGCGTCAAGAAGCTGGAGCGGGAACTGGGCGGCGAGAGGTTCCTGGTCATCAGCGGGGACGCCCTCACCGACCTCGACCTCACCGCGCTCATGGCCTTCCACGTCGGGCACGGGGCCCCGGCAACCATCGTGGTCACGCCGGTGGATGACCCCTCCAAGTACGGGGTGGTGATAATGGACGAGGGCGCCCGCATCGTGGCCTTCCAGGAGAAGCCCTCGCACGAGGAGGCGCGCAGCCATCTCGCCAACAGCGGCATATACGTGTTCGAGCCGGAGGTCCTGGAGATGATTCCCCAGGGGTTCTATGATTTCGGCTCGCAGCTCTTCCCGCGTTTCCTGGCGGAAGGCACGCCTTTCTACGGCTACAGGCACCGGGATTACTGGAACGACGTGGGGAGCCTGGAGGAGTACAAGGCGGGGAATTTCGACGCCCTCACCGGCAAGGTGAAGGTGAGGATACCGGGCGTTAGGATAGGGGACGACGTGTGGATAGGGGACGAGACGGTGATCGAGGAGGACGTGGTCATGGTCGGCCCCATCTGCATCGGCTCCCGTTGCCTGGTGAGGAAGGGCGCCAAGCTCTTCGGGCCCCTGGTGGTGGGGGACCGCACGGTCATCGACGAGGGCGCGGTTCTTTACCGCGGCATCAAGTGGGGGGACGGATACATAGGAAAGGACGCCCATCTCATGGATTCCATCGTGGGGTGGGAGGCGGAGATAGGGAGGGGGGCCTCTCTGCTCTCCGATACGGTGGTGGGACACCGCGTGGTCATCGGGGAGGGGAGCGTCATCCACCCCAGCGTGAGCATCATGCCGGGCTCGGTCATCGAGAAGAACCACCACTTCAAAGGCGACTGA
- a CDS encoding GDP-mannose 4,6-dehydratase — translation MTPRVLITGADGFVGRHLAAYLVQEAGAGVLGLDMRPPREGGPWKACAFEVCDILDGRALFELVKGFRPHYVFHLAAQSSVRRSWEDPELTFRIALHGQANLIEALRVAGVEARVHVACSSEEYGKVSEDELPIRETHPLRPSSPYALSKVMQEYHAVFCHQAYGMETVITRAFNMIGPGQSAEFVASDFARQIAEAEAGMREPVIRVGNLEARRDFSDVRDLVGAYWELLRKGVPGEAYNVCSGEDHPVSELLDTLLSLSGTPIEVVVDPQKYRVADIPVLRGDNARMREVTGWRPRLSLEQTLSDVLDWWRAEVGGRQRR, via the coding sequence GTGACGCCCAGAGTGCTCATCACCGGGGCGGACGGGTTCGTGGGCAGGCACCTGGCGGCCTATCTGGTGCAGGAGGCCGGCGCCGGGGTGCTGGGCCTGGACATGCGTCCGCCGCGGGAGGGCGGGCCGTGGAAGGCCTGTGCCTTCGAGGTGTGCGACATCCTGGACGGAAGGGCCCTGTTCGAGCTGGTCAAGGGCTTCCGCCCCCATTACGTCTTTCACCTCGCGGCCCAGAGCTCGGTGCGCCGTTCCTGGGAGGACCCCGAGCTCACCTTCCGCATCGCCCTGCACGGGCAGGCGAACCTCATCGAGGCCCTGCGCGTGGCGGGGGTGGAGGCGAGGGTGCATGTCGCATGTTCGTCGGAGGAATATGGAAAGGTGAGCGAGGACGAGCTCCCCATAAGGGAGACCCACCCCCTCCGGCCCTCCAGCCCCTATGCCCTGAGCAAGGTGATGCAGGAGTACCACGCCGTCTTCTGCCACCAGGCCTACGGCATGGAGACGGTCATCACCCGCGCCTTCAACATGATCGGGCCCGGGCAGTCGGCGGAGTTCGTGGCCTCCGACTTCGCGCGCCAGATAGCGGAGGCGGAGGCGGGCATGCGGGAGCCGGTGATCCGGGTGGGCAACCTGGAGGCGAGGCGGGATTTCTCCGACGTGCGCGACCTGGTGGGGGCGTACTGGGAGCTGCTCCGGAAGGGGGTCCCAGGAGAGGCGTACAATGTCTGCTCGGGGGAGGACCACCCCGTATCGGAGCTGCTGGACACCTTGCTATCCCTGAGCGGGACGCCTATAGAGGTGGTGGTGGACCCGCAGAAATACCGCGTGGCGGACATCCCGGTGCTCAGGGGGGATAACGCCAGGATGCGGGAGGTCACGGGGTGGAGGCCCCGGCTCAGCCTGGAGCAGACCCTCTCGGACGTGCTGGACTGGTGGAGGGCGGAGGTCGGCGGGAGGCAAAGGAGGTAG
- a CDS encoding adenosylhomocysteinase, which yields MDYDVKDLSLAREGKLRIEWAERDMPVLRMIRERFEKDRPLKGVRVGACLHVTTETANLMITLKAGGAKVALCASNPLSTQDDVAASLVKHHRIPVFAVRGEDKKTYYSHINAVLDTQPQVTMDDGADLISTLHSERREQAEKVWAGAEETTTGVIRLKAMAERGVLLYPVIAVNNAMTKHLFDNRFGTGQSTLDGVLRATNILLAGRRVVVFGYGMCGRGVASRARGLGANVTVVETDPLRALEAVMEGFEVSGSAAAAEKGDLFITVTGDIHVLRAEHFRRMKDGAVLCNSGHFNVEIDIPALEKMSRGRRRVRENVEEFLLRDGRRIYLLADGRLVNLAAAEGHPASVMDMSFANQALVVEYVRESHPYLERVVYDVPEELDREIARLKLASMGIEIDSLTREQEKYLSSWEMGT from the coding sequence ATGGACTACGACGTGAAGGACCTTTCCCTGGCCCGCGAGGGAAAGCTGAGGATAGAGTGGGCGGAGCGGGACATGCCCGTGCTGCGCATGATCCGGGAGCGTTTCGAAAAGGACAGGCCCCTCAAAGGGGTGAGGGTGGGCGCCTGCCTCCACGTCACCACGGAGACCGCCAACCTTATGATCACCCTCAAGGCGGGGGGCGCGAAGGTGGCGCTGTGCGCCTCCAATCCCCTCTCCACCCAGGACGACGTGGCGGCCTCCCTGGTAAAACATCACAGGATCCCCGTCTTCGCGGTGAGGGGGGAGGACAAGAAGACCTATTATTCCCACATCAACGCCGTGCTGGACACCCAGCCGCAGGTGACCATGGACGACGGGGCGGACCTCATCTCCACCCTGCACTCGGAGCGCAGGGAGCAGGCGGAGAAGGTGTGGGCGGGGGCGGAGGAGACCACCACCGGGGTCATCCGCCTCAAGGCCATGGCCGAGAGGGGGGTGCTCCTCTATCCGGTGATCGCGGTGAACAACGCCATGACCAAGCACCTCTTCGACAACCGCTTCGGCACCGGGCAGTCCACCCTGGACGGGGTGCTGCGGGCCACCAACATCCTGCTGGCAGGCCGGCGGGTGGTGGTTTTCGGCTACGGCATGTGCGGACGCGGCGTGGCCTCGCGGGCACGCGGCCTGGGCGCCAACGTGACGGTGGTGGAGACGGACCCCCTGCGCGCCCTGGAGGCGGTGATGGAGGGCTTCGAGGTATCGGGCAGCGCGGCGGCGGCCGAGAAGGGAGACCTCTTCATCACCGTCACCGGCGACATCCACGTGCTGCGCGCCGAGCACTTCCGGCGCATGAAGGACGGCGCGGTGCTCTGCAACTCCGGGCATTTCAACGTGGAGATAGACATCCCCGCCCTGGAGAAGATGTCCCGCGGCAGGCGCCGTGTGCGCGAGAACGTGGAGGAGTTCCTGCTCCGGGACGGGCGCCGCATCTACCTCCTCGCCGACGGGAGGCTGGTGAACCTGGCGGCGGCGGAGGGGCATCCCGCCTCGGTGATGGACATGTCCTTCGCCAACCAAGCCCTGGTGGTGGAATACGTCAGGGAGAGCCACCCTTACCTGGAGAGGGTGGTCTACGACGTCCCCGAGGAGCTGGACCGCGAGATCGCCCGCCTCAAGCTGGCCTCCATGGGCATAGAGATCGATTCCCTCACCCGCGAGCAGGAGAAATACCTCTCCTCCTGGGAGATGGGCACCTGA
- a CDS encoding glycosyltransferase, translating to MRPSDIAISVIIPTMGRESLYPLVEALLRQRSDYPFEIILVPQADISSRLPESDIIRVIRETPAKGIPYYRNKGVSLARGQVVAFIDDDELPLDDQWLEKLTQPIIEKKVLVTTSGNMVPTGQGLVADAISSLGYPGGGSVGFRSLWNVDERDITDHLCSGNFAIDRNLLLELGCFDEKLSHGCEDVELASRLIKRGHEILYVEDATVLHEPRKRIMDFILWHVRRGKSYYEYHAYRGISRDLVSDRLKASSRAIRQQGAKRGLLSMALLLLQYLAQLTGFVWHWWREKAAASTCRRA from the coding sequence TTGAGACCGAGTGATATCGCGATCTCCGTGATCATCCCTACCATGGGACGTGAAAGCCTCTACCCCCTCGTCGAGGCCCTTCTGCGACAACGATCGGATTATCCTTTTGAAATCATACTTGTCCCCCAGGCCGATATATCCAGTAGGCTGCCCGAAAGCGACATCATCAGGGTGATTCGGGAAACACCAGCCAAGGGCATCCCTTATTACCGCAATAAAGGCGTGAGCCTTGCCAGAGGACAGGTCGTCGCATTCATAGACGATGATGAACTCCCCCTTGACGATCAATGGCTGGAGAAGTTGACCCAGCCCATAATCGAGAAAAAGGTCTTGGTCACCACGTCAGGGAACATGGTGCCGACAGGCCAGGGCCTGGTGGCCGATGCCATATCGTCCCTTGGCTATCCCGGCGGCGGGTCAGTCGGTTTTCGGAGCCTGTGGAATGTAGACGAGCGAGATATCACCGATCACCTTTGCTCCGGGAACTTCGCTATCGACAGAAACCTCCTCCTGGAACTCGGTTGCTTCGACGAAAAGCTCTCCCACGGCTGCGAGGACGTCGAGCTCGCATCCAGGTTAATAAAACGCGGCCATGAGATATTGTACGTTGAGGATGCCACCGTCCTCCATGAACCGAGAAAGAGGATCATGGATTTCATCCTCTGGCACGTCCGCAGAGGAAAATCCTATTATGAATACCACGCCTATCGCGGAATATCACGCGACCTGGTATCAGACAGGCTCAAGGCCTCATCGAGGGCCATCCGCCAACAGGGCGCGAAAAGAGGCCTCCTGTCCATGGCCCTTCTCCTTTTGCAGTATCTCGCACAACTAACGGGTTTCGTCTGGCACTGGTGGAGGGAGAAAGCGGCCGCATCGACCTGCCGTCGGGCCTAA
- a CDS encoding ComF family protein — translation MIIYILNELLFPVRCAGCGRCLRRPICPECNAAMPMVRGHTCSRCGRPTMYAVNGCLQCGTGLRSVDHTVAMAVYEEPLRSVIHKLKYGNGWRLAAPLGAMAAARLAPHLATSRPAVTFVPMHRRRRMERGYDHAEKLAAGVARALGLEVVRLLERSRLSPSQASLGYAERRKNVKGAFRLKADGQLPEEVVVVDDVLTTGSTLAECADTLKAGGARRVVACVLARDLLEVGSVPEAV, via the coding sequence ATGATAATATATATACTTAACGAGCTGCTCTTCCCGGTGAGATGCGCCGGATGCGGGAGGTGCCTGCGCAGGCCGATATGTCCCGAGTGCAACGCGGCCATGCCCATGGTAAGAGGGCACACCTGCTCGCGGTGCGGCAGGCCCACCATGTATGCGGTGAACGGCTGCCTGCAGTGCGGCACCGGCCTGAGATCGGTCGACCACACAGTGGCCATGGCGGTGTACGAGGAGCCGCTGCGTTCCGTCATCCACAAACTGAAATATGGCAACGGCTGGAGGCTTGCGGCTCCGCTGGGCGCCATGGCGGCGGCACGCCTCGCCCCGCACCTGGCCACGAGCCGGCCCGCCGTCACCTTCGTTCCCATGCACCGACGTAGGAGGATGGAGCGCGGTTACGACCATGCCGAGAAGCTGGCTGCAGGCGTGGCGCGCGCCCTGGGTCTGGAGGTGGTACGCCTGCTCGAGCGCTCCCGTCTTTCCCCCTCACAGGCCTCCCTGGGGTATGCGGAGAGGCGGAAGAATGTAAAGGGGGCGTTCAGGCTGAAGGCGGATGGCCAGCTGCCGGAGGAGGTGGTGGTGGTGGACGACGTGCTCACCACGGGCTCCACTCTGGCGGAGTGCGCGGACACGCTCAAGGCGGGAGGGGCACGAAGGGTGGTGGCGTGTGTGCTCGCCCGGGACCTCCTCGAGGTGGGATCGGTCCCGGAGGCGGTGTGA
- a CDS encoding glycosyltransferase family 2 protein: MLRVSLVLPVFNEEKAIGEDLEEAVATLSSTDWEWEIIVVDDGSTDGTAEIAASFPEVRLIRHPYNMGGGAARSTGIRHARGEVVVISDGDGTYPMRDIPRLVEALDDCEMVVGARTKEAGTLKFLRVPAKFLIRKLAEFISGARIPDLNSGMRAMRRETALPYLHMLPNGHSWVSTITLAFLTNSHPVKYVPIDYYPRKGKSTFHPVRDTGNYLMTIFRTITWFSPLKIFLPLAMLLLLTGTGKLIADVVRYSWRVTPSTVILVLGGLQILVLGLIADMIAKRSSP, from the coding sequence GTGTTGAGAGTGTCGCTGGTGCTGCCTGTCTTTAATGAAGAGAAGGCCATAGGCGAAGATCTTGAAGAAGCAGTCGCGACTCTAAGCTCCACCGACTGGGAATGGGAGATCATCGTGGTGGACGACGGCTCCACCGACGGCACGGCGGAGATAGCGGCCTCCTTCCCCGAGGTGCGCCTCATCCGCCATCCCTACAACATGGGGGGAGGGGCCGCGCGTTCCACGGGCATCAGGCACGCCAGGGGCGAGGTGGTGGTCATCTCCGACGGGGACGGCACCTACCCCATGCGGGACATCCCACGGCTGGTGGAGGCCCTGGACGACTGCGAGATGGTGGTGGGGGCGAGGACGAAGGAGGCGGGGACCCTCAAGTTCCTGCGCGTCCCGGCCAAGTTCCTCATCCGCAAGCTGGCCGAGTTCATAAGCGGCGCCAGGATACCGGACCTCAACTCGGGTATGAGGGCCATGCGCAGGGAGACGGCGCTTCCCTACCTGCACATGCTCCCCAACGGGCATTCCTGGGTGAGCACCATCACCCTGGCCTTCCTCACCAACAGCCATCCTGTGAAGTACGTGCCCATCGACTACTACCCGCGCAAGGGTAAGTCCACCTTTCACCCCGTAAGAGATACCGGCAATTACCTCATGACCATCTTCCGCACCATCACCTGGTTCAGCCCCTTGAAGATCTTCCTGCCCCTGGCCATGCTCCTCCTGCTCACCGGGACTGGCAAGCTCATCGCGGACGTGGTGCGCTACAGCTGGCGGGTCACCCCCAGCACGGTGATCCTGGTGCTGGGCGGCCTGCAGATCCTGGTCCTGGGGCTCATCGCGGACATGATCGCCAAGAGGAGTTCTCCGTGA
- the mtnA gene encoding S-methyl-5-thioribose-1-phosphate isomerase produces the protein MNVEKGGDFKAVDWRDGRVVLLDQTRLPAEEVYMEISDWREVAEAIRKMRVRGAPAIGIAAAYGIALAALAPGARREVEAACRELATARPTAVNLAWAVERMRRVAVDAPAEGLAAALLSEAHEIAAEQDAADRAIGEFGAELLPGGCRVLTHCNAGGLATYSYGTALGVIKTAFRQGKIAHVWVDETRPLLQGARLTAWELMREGIPMSLVCDNMAGHLMSRGEVDAVVTGADRVAANGDSANKIGTYALAVLAEKHGLPFYIAAPLSTLDPAAADGGSIPIEEREEAEVTILAGTAIAPAGVRARNFAFDVTPAELITAIITERGVARPPYGRSLRELLD, from the coding sequence GTGAACGTCGAGAAGGGCGGGGATTTCAAGGCGGTGGACTGGCGTGACGGCAGGGTGGTCCTGCTCGACCAGACGCGGCTTCCCGCGGAGGAGGTCTATATGGAGATCTCCGATTGGCGGGAGGTGGCCGAGGCCATAAGGAAGATGCGCGTGAGGGGAGCTCCCGCCATCGGGATAGCCGCCGCCTACGGCATCGCCCTGGCGGCCCTGGCGCCCGGCGCGAGGCGGGAGGTGGAGGCGGCGTGCCGGGAGCTGGCCACGGCGAGGCCCACGGCGGTGAACCTGGCGTGGGCGGTGGAGCGCATGCGCCGGGTGGCGGTGGACGCGCCCGCGGAGGGGCTTGCGGCCGCCCTCCTCTCCGAGGCGCACGAGATCGCGGCGGAGCAGGACGCCGCCGACCGGGCCATAGGCGAATTCGGGGCGGAGCTGCTCCCCGGGGGATGCCGCGTCCTCACCCACTGCAACGCGGGTGGGCTCGCCACCTATTCCTACGGCACCGCCCTGGGAGTGATCAAGACCGCCTTCCGCCAGGGAAAGATCGCCCACGTGTGGGTGGACGAGACGCGGCCCCTCCTGCAGGGTGCTCGTCTCACCGCCTGGGAGCTCATGCGCGAGGGCATCCCCATGTCCCTCGTCTGTGACAACATGGCCGGGCACCTCATGTCCAGGGGGGAGGTGGACGCGGTGGTCACCGGGGCCGACCGGGTGGCGGCAAACGGAGACAGCGCGAACAAGATCGGCACCTACGCCCTGGCGGTGCTGGCGGAAAAGCACGGCCTGCCCTTCTATATCGCGGCGCCGCTCTCCACCCTGGACCCCGCCGCCGCCGACGGCGGGTCCATCCCTATCGAGGAGAGGGAGGAGGCGGAGGTCACCATCCTCGCCGGGACGGCCATCGCCCCCGCGGGGGTACGAGCCCGTAACTTCGCCTTCGACGTCACCCCGGCCGAGCTCATCACCGCCATCATCACCGAGAGGGGCGTGGCCAGGCCTCCCTACGGCAGGTCCCTGCGCGAGCTCCTGGACTGA
- a CDS encoding GDP-mannose 4,6-dehydratase, translating to MRILITGITGFVGSHLAEYALTKEGVEVFGTVRWRSRMDNVEGILDRIHIIDCDLRDNVAVKRTLEEVRPDYIFHLAAQSFVPTSWKAPAETLTTNIISQLNLLESIRDLGLETRIQVAGSSEEYGLVFEHETPISEENPLRPLSPYAVSKVAQDMLAYQYHRSYGIYAVRTRAFNHEGPRRGHVFVTSNFAKQIAEIEKGKKEPVIEVGNLNARRDFTDVRDMVKAYWLSLEKGEAGEVYNIGSGRAVTIREMLDMLLSYSHLDIEIRPVPERMRPSDVELLICDCSKFKAITGWSPEIPLEKTLKDTLDYWRERV from the coding sequence TTGAGGATACTCATCACGGGGATAACCGGGTTCGTAGGGAGCCACCTTGCGGAATACGCCCTCACCAAAGAAGGGGTGGAGGTCTTCGGCACCGTGCGCTGGCGGTCGCGCATGGACAACGTGGAGGGCATCCTGGACCGCATCCACATCATCGACTGCGACCTGCGGGACAACGTGGCGGTGAAGAGGACGCTGGAGGAGGTCCGCCCCGATTACATCTTCCACTTGGCGGCCCAGAGCTTCGTGCCCACCTCCTGGAAGGCTCCCGCCGAGACCCTCACCACCAACATCATCTCCCAGCTCAACCTGCTGGAGTCCATCCGCGACCTGGGGCTGGAGACGCGCATCCAGGTGGCGGGATCGAGCGAGGAGTACGGCCTGGTCTTCGAGCACGAGACGCCCATAAGCGAGGAGAACCCCCTGCGCCCCCTGTCCCCCTACGCGGTGAGCAAGGTGGCCCAGGACATGCTGGCCTACCAGTACCACCGCAGCTACGGCATCTACGCCGTGCGCACCCGAGCCTTCAACCACGAGGGGCCGCGCCGCGGGCACGTCTTCGTCACCAGCAACTTCGCCAAGCAGATCGCGGAGATCGAGAAGGGCAAGAAGGAGCCGGTCATCGAGGTGGGAAACCTCAACGCCCGCCGGGATTTCACCGACGTGAGGGACATGGTCAAGGCCTACTGGCTATCCCTGGAGAAGGGCGAGGCGGGGGAGGTGTACAACATCGGGTCCGGGCGCGCGGTGACCATCCGCGAGATGCTGGACATGCTGCTCTCCTACTCCCACCTGGATATCGAGATCAGGCCGGTTCCCGAGCGCATGCGCCCCTCCGATGTGGAGCTCTTGATCTGCGACTGCAGCAAGTTCAAGGCCATCACGGGGTGGAGCCCGGAGATACCCCTGGAAAAGACCCTGAAGGACACCCTGGATTACTGGCGTGAGCGCGTATGA
- a CDS encoding flagellar biosynthesis anti-sigma factor FlgM, which produces MHTQARRDDAERHIAAGVHAQRAEPASPYPAQVEVLRGLLEPPEVREHLVASLKSAIDHNRYHIPGELVAQSMMECMVPCLRN; this is translated from the coding sequence ATGCACACACAGGCAAGACGGGATGACGCCGAGCGCCATATCGCCGCCGGGGTCCATGCGCAGCGGGCAGAGCCCGCGTCGCCGTATCCGGCGCAGGTGGAGGTGTTGAGGGGCCTGCTGGAACCTCCCGAGGTGCGCGAGCATCTCGTCGCCTCCCTAAAGAGCGCCATCGACCACAACCGTTACCACATACCGGGGGAGCTGGTCGCCCAGAGCATGATGGAATGTATGGTTCCTTGCCTGCGAAACTGA